Proteins from a single region of Scleropages formosus chromosome 22, fSclFor1.1, whole genome shotgun sequence:
- the prkag1 gene encoding 5'-AMP-activated protein kinase subunit gamma-1 isoform X2 has protein sequence MKSHRCYDLVPTSSKLVVFDTSLQVKKAFFALVSNGVRAAPLWDSKKQCFVGMLTITDFINILHRYYKSPLVQIYELEEHKIETWREVYLQGSFKPLVSISPNASLYDAVSSLLKNKIHRLPVIDPLTGNTLYILTHKRILKFLTLFISEIPKPAFLGKTLEELNIGTFNNIAMVRADTPLYTALGIFVDQRVSALPVVDDKGRVVDIYSKFDVINLAAEKTYNNLDVTVTKALQHRSQYFEGVLTCHRHETLETIINRLVEAEVHRLVVVDEVEVVKGIVSLSDILQALVLTSSEQGTA, from the exons ATGAAATCGCACCGCTGCTATGACCTGGTGCCTACTAGTTCCAAACTGGTTGTCTTTGACACTTCATTGCAG GTCAAGAAAGCCTTTTTTGCTTTGGTGTCCAATGGTGTGAGAGCTGCCCCACTATGGGACAGCAAAAAGCAGTGCTTTGTGG gGATGCTCACTATCACCGATTTCATCAATATTCTGCATCGGTACTACAAATCACCTTTG gttcaaatatATGAACTAGAGGAGCACAAAATAGAGACGTGGAGAG AGGTCTATCTGCAAGGCTCCTTCAAGCCTCTGGTCAGCATCTCCCCCAATGCGAG ttTGTATGATGCCGTTTCATCCCTGTTGAAAAATAAGATCCACAGGTTGCCTGTGATTGACCCGTTGACTGGGAACACACTGTACATCCTGACACACAAGAGGATCCTGAAGTTCCTTACACTATTT ATTTCAGAAATTCCCAAGCCAGCATTCCTTGGAAAGACACTAGAGGAGCTGAATATTGGCACTTTCAACAACATTGCAATGGTCCGTGCCGACACACCCCTATACACGGCACTGGGCATCTTTGTGGACCAGAGGGTATCTGCGCTGCCTGTTGTAGACGACAAAG gACGAGTGGTGGATATTTATTCCAAGTTTGATGTCATT AACCTGGCTGCTGAGAAAACCTACAACAACCTGGATGTGACAGTGACCAAGGCGCTGCAGCACCGCTCTCAGTATTTTGAAGGCGTCCTCACGTGTCACAGGCATGAGACGTTGGAGACCATCATCAACCGGCTTGTGGAAGCAGAG GTGCACAGGCTTGTGGTGGTGGACGAGGTGGAGGTGGTTAAGGGTATCGTCTCCCTGTCAGACATCCTGCAGGCCTTGGTGCTTACCAGCTCAGAGCAGG GGACTGCTTAA
- the LOC108918425 gene encoding activin receptor type-1B-like isoform X3, which yields MVVGSRTERSSSGCSTSWGVRRSCLTTLRCNCTECLGTDQCVTDGACIASTSVIEGQERHVRTCITRDQLQPPGQPFYCLSAEGLLNTHCCYTDYCNSVNLKVPSVTKPGDGLGPGAKWGPVELVAVIAGPVFLLCLLLIVGVFLFHHHHQRVYSHRQRLGVEDPSCDHLYLAKDKTLQDLIFDLSTSGSGSGLPLFVQRTVARTIVLQEVIGKGRFGEVWRGKWRGGDVAVKIFSSREERSWFREAEIYQTIMLRHENILGFIAADNKDNGTWTQLWLVSDYHEHGSLFDYLNRYSVTIEGMIKLALSAASGLGHLHMEILGTQGKPGIAHRDLKSKNILVKKNGTCAIADLGLAVRHESATDTIDIAPNQRVGTKRYMAPEVLDETINMKHFDSFKCADIYALGLVYWEIARRCNAGVIHEEYQLPYYDLVPSDPSIEEMRKVVCEQKLRPNVPNWWQSYEALRVMGKIMRECWYANGAARLTALRIKKTLSQLSVQEDVKM from the exons ATGGTTGTCGGCAGTCGCACCGAAAGGTCTTCTTCGGGCTGCTCTACATCCTGGGGTGTGCGGCGCTCGTGCTTGACAA CCCTGCGATGCAACTGCACGGAGTGCTTGGGTACAGACCAGTGTGTGACGGACGGGGCCTGCATCGCGTCCACCTCAGTCATCGAGGGCCAGGAGCGCCACGTGCGCACGTGCATCACGCGAGACCAGCTGCAGCCACCGGGGCAGCCCTTCTACTGCCTGAGTGCCGAGGGGCTGCTCAACACCCACTGCTGCTACACCGACTATTGCAACAGTGTGAACCTAAAGGTCCCTTCGG TCACGAAGCCCGGTGATGGACTGGGCCCGGGTGCCAAATGGGGCCCGGTGGAGCTGGTGGCCGTGATCGCAGGGCCCGTCTTCCTGCTGTGTCTGCTGCTCATTGTGGGCGTCTTCCTgttccaccaccaccaccagcgaGTATACAGCCACCGGCAGCGGCTCGGGGTGGAAGACCCCTCCTGCGACCACCTGTACCTGGCCAAGGACAAGACGCTCCAGGACCTCATCTTTGATCTCTCCACCTCCGGATCAGGCTCTG GGCTGCCGCTCTTTGTGCAGCGGACTGTGGCTCGTACCATTGTGCTGCAGGAGGTCATCGGGAAGGGCCGCTTCGGCGAGGTTTGGCGGGGCAAGTGGCGCGGGGGCGACGTGGCTGTCAAGATCTTCTCGTCCCGGGAAGAACGCTCCTGGTTCCGGGAGGCTGAGATCTACCAAACCATCATGCTGCGGCACGAGAACATCCTGGGCTTCATTGCCGCTGACAACAAGG ACAACGGCACCTGGACCCAGCTGTGGCTCGTGTCCGACTACCACGAACACGGCTCCCTTTTCGACTACCTGAACCGCTACTCGGTCACCATCGAGGGCATGATCAAGCTGGCGCTGTCCGCTGCCAGCGGCTTGGGCCACCTGCACATGGAGATCTTGGGCACGCAGG GGAAGCCAGGCATCGCCCACCGAGACCTCAAGTCTAAGAACATCCTCGTGAAGAAGAATGGCACCTGTGCCATAGCCGACCTGGGGCTGGCCGTGCGCCACGAGTCCGCCACCGACACCATCGACATAGCCCCCAACCAGCGTGTGGGCACCAAAAG GTATATGGCTCCGGAGGTGCTGGATGAAACCATCAACATGAAACACTTTGACTCGTTCAAGTGTGCCGATATTTACGCCCTGGGACTGGTGTACTGGGAGATCGCCCGGCGTTGCAAcgcaggag TTATTCATGAGgagtaccagctgccctactACGACCTAGTGCCCTCTGACCCCTCCATTGAGGAGATGAGGAAGGTAGTGTGTGAACAGAAGCTGCGGCCCAATGTGCCCAACTGGTGGCAGAGCTATGAG GCGTTACGGGTCATGGGGAAGATCATGCGGGAGTGCTGGTACGCCAACGGAGCCGCCAGGCTCACGGCGCTACGCATCAAGAAGACTCTGTCCCAGCTTAGCGTGCAAGAGGACGTCAAAATGTGA
- the LOC108918425 gene encoding activin receptor type-1B-like isoform X2 yields the protein MAKEGAARTLLIACALLSRAGALRCNCTECLGTDQCVTDGACIASTSVIEGQERHVRTCITRDQLQPPGQPFYCLSAEGLLNTHCCYTDYCNSVNLKVPSVTKPGDGLGPGAKWGPVELVAVIAGPVFLLCLLLIVGVFLFHHHHQRVYSHRQRLGVEDPSCDHLYLAKDKTLQDLIFDLSTSGSGSGLPLFVQRTVARTIVLQEVIGKGRFGEVWRGKWRGGDVAVKIFSSREERSWFREAEIYQTIMLRHENILGFIAADNKDNGTWTQLWLVSDYHEHGSLFDYLNRYSVTIEGMIKLALSAASGLGHLHMEILGTQGKPGIAHRDLKSKNILVKKNGTCAIADLGLAVRHESATDTIDIAPNQRVGTKRYMAPEVLDETINMKHFDSFKCADIYALGLVYWEIARRCNAGVIHEEYQLPYYDLVPSDPSIEEMRKVVCEQKLRPNVPNWWQSYEVSSCPHIHCLLVSRKMKLGIFSSRLFSEMCACCPAKAGITLFRLNSTVFTAHFQHMSFSQ from the exons CCCTGCGATGCAACTGCACGGAGTGCTTGGGTACAGACCAGTGTGTGACGGACGGGGCCTGCATCGCGTCCACCTCAGTCATCGAGGGCCAGGAGCGCCACGTGCGCACGTGCATCACGCGAGACCAGCTGCAGCCACCGGGGCAGCCCTTCTACTGCCTGAGTGCCGAGGGGCTGCTCAACACCCACTGCTGCTACACCGACTATTGCAACAGTGTGAACCTAAAGGTCCCTTCGG TCACGAAGCCCGGTGATGGACTGGGCCCGGGTGCCAAATGGGGCCCGGTGGAGCTGGTGGCCGTGATCGCAGGGCCCGTCTTCCTGCTGTGTCTGCTGCTCATTGTGGGCGTCTTCCTgttccaccaccaccaccagcgaGTATACAGCCACCGGCAGCGGCTCGGGGTGGAAGACCCCTCCTGCGACCACCTGTACCTGGCCAAGGACAAGACGCTCCAGGACCTCATCTTTGATCTCTCCACCTCCGGATCAGGCTCTG GGCTGCCGCTCTTTGTGCAGCGGACTGTGGCTCGTACCATTGTGCTGCAGGAGGTCATCGGGAAGGGCCGCTTCGGCGAGGTTTGGCGGGGCAAGTGGCGCGGGGGCGACGTGGCTGTCAAGATCTTCTCGTCCCGGGAAGAACGCTCCTGGTTCCGGGAGGCTGAGATCTACCAAACCATCATGCTGCGGCACGAGAACATCCTGGGCTTCATTGCCGCTGACAACAAGG ACAACGGCACCTGGACCCAGCTGTGGCTCGTGTCCGACTACCACGAACACGGCTCCCTTTTCGACTACCTGAACCGCTACTCGGTCACCATCGAGGGCATGATCAAGCTGGCGCTGTCCGCTGCCAGCGGCTTGGGCCACCTGCACATGGAGATCTTGGGCACGCAGG GGAAGCCAGGCATCGCCCACCGAGACCTCAAGTCTAAGAACATCCTCGTGAAGAAGAATGGCACCTGTGCCATAGCCGACCTGGGGCTGGCCGTGCGCCACGAGTCCGCCACCGACACCATCGACATAGCCCCCAACCAGCGTGTGGGCACCAAAAG GTATATGGCTCCGGAGGTGCTGGATGAAACCATCAACATGAAACACTTTGACTCGTTCAAGTGTGCCGATATTTACGCCCTGGGACTGGTGTACTGGGAGATCGCCCGGCGTTGCAAcgcaggag TTATTCATGAGgagtaccagctgccctactACGACCTAGTGCCCTCTGACCCCTCCATTGAGGAGATGAGGAAGGTAGTGTGTGAACAGAAGCTGCGGCCCAATGTGCCCAACTGGTGGCAGAGCTATGAGGTGAGTAGTTGCCCTCACATTCACTGTCTCCTTGTGTCACGAAAGATGAAGTTGGGAATTTTCAGCTCTcgtctgttttctgaaatgtgtgcatgttgCCCAGCTAAGGCAGGGATCACCTTATTTCGACTCAactccacagtgtttacggcTCACTTCCAGCATATGAGTTTCAGTCAATGA
- the LOC108918425 gene encoding activin receptor type-1B-like isoform X4: MRRYALRCNCTECLGTDQCVTDGACIASTSVIEGQERHVRTCITRDQLQPPGQPFYCLSAEGLLNTHCCYTDYCNSVNLKVPSVTKPGDGLGPGAKWGPVELVAVIAGPVFLLCLLLIVGVFLFHHHHQRVYSHRQRLGVEDPSCDHLYLAKDKTLQDLIFDLSTSGSGSGLPLFVQRTVARTIVLQEVIGKGRFGEVWRGKWRGGDVAVKIFSSREERSWFREAEIYQTIMLRHENILGFIAADNKDNGTWTQLWLVSDYHEHGSLFDYLNRYSVTIEGMIKLALSAASGLGHLHMEILGTQGKPGIAHRDLKSKNILVKKNGTCAIADLGLAVRHESATDTIDIAPNQRVGTKRYMAPEVLDETINMKHFDSFKCADIYALGLVYWEIARRCNAGVIHEEYQLPYYDLVPSDPSIEEMRKVVCEQKLRPNVPNWWQSYEVSSCPHIHCLLVSRKMKLGIFSSRLFSEMCACCPAKAGITLFRLNSTVFTAHFQHMSFSQ; encoded by the exons CCCTGCGATGCAACTGCACGGAGTGCTTGGGTACAGACCAGTGTGTGACGGACGGGGCCTGCATCGCGTCCACCTCAGTCATCGAGGGCCAGGAGCGCCACGTGCGCACGTGCATCACGCGAGACCAGCTGCAGCCACCGGGGCAGCCCTTCTACTGCCTGAGTGCCGAGGGGCTGCTCAACACCCACTGCTGCTACACCGACTATTGCAACAGTGTGAACCTAAAGGTCCCTTCGG TCACGAAGCCCGGTGATGGACTGGGCCCGGGTGCCAAATGGGGCCCGGTGGAGCTGGTGGCCGTGATCGCAGGGCCCGTCTTCCTGCTGTGTCTGCTGCTCATTGTGGGCGTCTTCCTgttccaccaccaccaccagcgaGTATACAGCCACCGGCAGCGGCTCGGGGTGGAAGACCCCTCCTGCGACCACCTGTACCTGGCCAAGGACAAGACGCTCCAGGACCTCATCTTTGATCTCTCCACCTCCGGATCAGGCTCTG GGCTGCCGCTCTTTGTGCAGCGGACTGTGGCTCGTACCATTGTGCTGCAGGAGGTCATCGGGAAGGGCCGCTTCGGCGAGGTTTGGCGGGGCAAGTGGCGCGGGGGCGACGTGGCTGTCAAGATCTTCTCGTCCCGGGAAGAACGCTCCTGGTTCCGGGAGGCTGAGATCTACCAAACCATCATGCTGCGGCACGAGAACATCCTGGGCTTCATTGCCGCTGACAACAAGG ACAACGGCACCTGGACCCAGCTGTGGCTCGTGTCCGACTACCACGAACACGGCTCCCTTTTCGACTACCTGAACCGCTACTCGGTCACCATCGAGGGCATGATCAAGCTGGCGCTGTCCGCTGCCAGCGGCTTGGGCCACCTGCACATGGAGATCTTGGGCACGCAGG GGAAGCCAGGCATCGCCCACCGAGACCTCAAGTCTAAGAACATCCTCGTGAAGAAGAATGGCACCTGTGCCATAGCCGACCTGGGGCTGGCCGTGCGCCACGAGTCCGCCACCGACACCATCGACATAGCCCCCAACCAGCGTGTGGGCACCAAAAG GTATATGGCTCCGGAGGTGCTGGATGAAACCATCAACATGAAACACTTTGACTCGTTCAAGTGTGCCGATATTTACGCCCTGGGACTGGTGTACTGGGAGATCGCCCGGCGTTGCAAcgcaggag TTATTCATGAGgagtaccagctgccctactACGACCTAGTGCCCTCTGACCCCTCCATTGAGGAGATGAGGAAGGTAGTGTGTGAACAGAAGCTGCGGCCCAATGTGCCCAACTGGTGGCAGAGCTATGAGGTGAGTAGTTGCCCTCACATTCACTGTCTCCTTGTGTCACGAAAGATGAAGTTGGGAATTTTCAGCTCTcgtctgttttctgaaatgtgtgcatgttgCCCAGCTAAGGCAGGGATCACCTTATTTCGACTCAactccacagtgtttacggcTCACTTCCAGCATATGAGTTTCAGTCAATGA
- the prkag1 gene encoding 5'-AMP-activated protein kinase subunit gamma-1 isoform X1 has product MECVALVPGDLEGKKEPIIEDPEHDVYTRFMKSHRCYDLVPTSSKLVVFDTSLQVKKAFFALVSNGVRAAPLWDSKKQCFVGMLTITDFINILHRYYKSPLVQIYELEEHKIETWREVYLQGSFKPLVSISPNASLYDAVSSLLKNKIHRLPVIDPLTGNTLYILTHKRILKFLTLFISEIPKPAFLGKTLEELNIGTFNNIAMVRADTPLYTALGIFVDQRVSALPVVDDKGRVVDIYSKFDVINLAAEKTYNNLDVTVTKALQHRSQYFEGVLTCHRHETLETIINRLVEAEVHRLVVVDEVEVVKGIVSLSDILQALVLTSSEQGTA; this is encoded by the exons ATGGAGTGT GTTGCACTTGTTCCTGGTGACTTGGAGGGTAAAAAGGAGCCGATCATAGAAG ATCCGGAGCATGATGTTTATACTCGGTTTATGAAATCGCACCGCTGCTATGACCTGGTGCCTACTAGTTCCAAACTGGTTGTCTTTGACACTTCATTGCAG GTCAAGAAAGCCTTTTTTGCTTTGGTGTCCAATGGTGTGAGAGCTGCCCCACTATGGGACAGCAAAAAGCAGTGCTTTGTGG gGATGCTCACTATCACCGATTTCATCAATATTCTGCATCGGTACTACAAATCACCTTTG gttcaaatatATGAACTAGAGGAGCACAAAATAGAGACGTGGAGAG AGGTCTATCTGCAAGGCTCCTTCAAGCCTCTGGTCAGCATCTCCCCCAATGCGAG ttTGTATGATGCCGTTTCATCCCTGTTGAAAAATAAGATCCACAGGTTGCCTGTGATTGACCCGTTGACTGGGAACACACTGTACATCCTGACACACAAGAGGATCCTGAAGTTCCTTACACTATTT ATTTCAGAAATTCCCAAGCCAGCATTCCTTGGAAAGACACTAGAGGAGCTGAATATTGGCACTTTCAACAACATTGCAATGGTCCGTGCCGACACACCCCTATACACGGCACTGGGCATCTTTGTGGACCAGAGGGTATCTGCGCTGCCTGTTGTAGACGACAAAG gACGAGTGGTGGATATTTATTCCAAGTTTGATGTCATT AACCTGGCTGCTGAGAAAACCTACAACAACCTGGATGTGACAGTGACCAAGGCGCTGCAGCACCGCTCTCAGTATTTTGAAGGCGTCCTCACGTGTCACAGGCATGAGACGTTGGAGACCATCATCAACCGGCTTGTGGAAGCAGAG GTGCACAGGCTTGTGGTGGTGGACGAGGTGGAGGTGGTTAAGGGTATCGTCTCCCTGTCAGACATCCTGCAGGCCTTGGTGCTTACCAGCTCAGAGCAGG GGACTGCTTAA
- the LOC108918425 gene encoding activin receptor type-1B-like isoform X1, with the protein MVVGSRTERSSSGCSTSWGVRRSCLTTLRCNCTECLGTDQCVTDGACIASTSVIEGQERHVRTCITRDQLQPPGQPFYCLSAEGLLNTHCCYTDYCNSVNLKVPSVTKPGDGLGPGAKWGPVELVAVIAGPVFLLCLLLIVGVFLFHHHHQRVYSHRQRLGVEDPSCDHLYLAKDKTLQDLIFDLSTSGSGSGLPLFVQRTVARTIVLQEVIGKGRFGEVWRGKWRGGDVAVKIFSSREERSWFREAEIYQTIMLRHENILGFIAADNKDNGTWTQLWLVSDYHEHGSLFDYLNRYSVTIEGMIKLALSAASGLGHLHMEILGTQGKPGIAHRDLKSKNILVKKNGTCAIADLGLAVRHESATDTIDIAPNQRVGTKRYMAPEVLDETINMKHFDSFKCADIYALGLVYWEIARRCNAGVIHEEYQLPYYDLVPSDPSIEEMRKVVCEQKLRPNVPNWWQSYEVSSCPHIHCLLVSRKMKLGIFSSRLFSEMCACCPAKAGITLFRLNSTVFTAHFQHMSFSQ; encoded by the exons ATGGTTGTCGGCAGTCGCACCGAAAGGTCTTCTTCGGGCTGCTCTACATCCTGGGGTGTGCGGCGCTCGTGCTTGACAA CCCTGCGATGCAACTGCACGGAGTGCTTGGGTACAGACCAGTGTGTGACGGACGGGGCCTGCATCGCGTCCACCTCAGTCATCGAGGGCCAGGAGCGCCACGTGCGCACGTGCATCACGCGAGACCAGCTGCAGCCACCGGGGCAGCCCTTCTACTGCCTGAGTGCCGAGGGGCTGCTCAACACCCACTGCTGCTACACCGACTATTGCAACAGTGTGAACCTAAAGGTCCCTTCGG TCACGAAGCCCGGTGATGGACTGGGCCCGGGTGCCAAATGGGGCCCGGTGGAGCTGGTGGCCGTGATCGCAGGGCCCGTCTTCCTGCTGTGTCTGCTGCTCATTGTGGGCGTCTTCCTgttccaccaccaccaccagcgaGTATACAGCCACCGGCAGCGGCTCGGGGTGGAAGACCCCTCCTGCGACCACCTGTACCTGGCCAAGGACAAGACGCTCCAGGACCTCATCTTTGATCTCTCCACCTCCGGATCAGGCTCTG GGCTGCCGCTCTTTGTGCAGCGGACTGTGGCTCGTACCATTGTGCTGCAGGAGGTCATCGGGAAGGGCCGCTTCGGCGAGGTTTGGCGGGGCAAGTGGCGCGGGGGCGACGTGGCTGTCAAGATCTTCTCGTCCCGGGAAGAACGCTCCTGGTTCCGGGAGGCTGAGATCTACCAAACCATCATGCTGCGGCACGAGAACATCCTGGGCTTCATTGCCGCTGACAACAAGG ACAACGGCACCTGGACCCAGCTGTGGCTCGTGTCCGACTACCACGAACACGGCTCCCTTTTCGACTACCTGAACCGCTACTCGGTCACCATCGAGGGCATGATCAAGCTGGCGCTGTCCGCTGCCAGCGGCTTGGGCCACCTGCACATGGAGATCTTGGGCACGCAGG GGAAGCCAGGCATCGCCCACCGAGACCTCAAGTCTAAGAACATCCTCGTGAAGAAGAATGGCACCTGTGCCATAGCCGACCTGGGGCTGGCCGTGCGCCACGAGTCCGCCACCGACACCATCGACATAGCCCCCAACCAGCGTGTGGGCACCAAAAG GTATATGGCTCCGGAGGTGCTGGATGAAACCATCAACATGAAACACTTTGACTCGTTCAAGTGTGCCGATATTTACGCCCTGGGACTGGTGTACTGGGAGATCGCCCGGCGTTGCAAcgcaggag TTATTCATGAGgagtaccagctgccctactACGACCTAGTGCCCTCTGACCCCTCCATTGAGGAGATGAGGAAGGTAGTGTGTGAACAGAAGCTGCGGCCCAATGTGCCCAACTGGTGGCAGAGCTATGAGGTGAGTAGTTGCCCTCACATTCACTGTCTCCTTGTGTCACGAAAGATGAAGTTGGGAATTTTCAGCTCTcgtctgttttctgaaatgtgtgcatgttgCCCAGCTAAGGCAGGGATCACCTTATTTCGACTCAactccacagtgtttacggcTCACTTCCAGCATATGAGTTTCAGTCAATGA